Proteins encoded together in one Catellatospora citrea window:
- a CDS encoding pirin family protein: protein MPAVTVDDLLVLPRVPVPGEAAVERKVTSVTAAPSGFEGEGFPVRRAFAGVDLKTLDPFIHMDQMGEVEYAPGEPKGTPWHPHRGFETVTYLLDGIFRHQDSHGGGGLISDGDTQWMTAGSGLLHIEAPPEELVMSGGLFHGFQLWVNLPAKMKMSAPRYQDIRAGQVSLLSSPDGGVLLRVIAGDVAGHAGPGITHTPIALVHATLAPGAQLRLPWRPDFNALVYTLAGSGSVGADKRPVKLGNLAVFGAGDVITIEADASQESRNAAGMDVLILGGQPIREPVMAYGPFVMNTKAELVQAFEDYQAGKLGVIPSEPRRVDVGDGDHPGHDVL, encoded by the coding sequence ATGCCTGCCGTTACCGTCGATGACCTGTTGGTGCTGCCCCGGGTGCCCGTGCCGGGCGAGGCCGCGGTCGAGCGGAAGGTCACGTCGGTGACCGCCGCGCCGTCGGGGTTCGAGGGGGAGGGCTTCCCGGTCCGCCGCGCGTTCGCCGGCGTCGACCTGAAGACACTTGACCCGTTCATTCACATGGACCAGATGGGCGAGGTCGAGTACGCGCCGGGTGAGCCCAAGGGCACCCCGTGGCACCCGCACCGGGGCTTCGAGACGGTCACCTACCTGCTCGACGGCATCTTCCGGCACCAGGACTCGCACGGTGGCGGCGGCCTGATCTCCGACGGCGACACGCAGTGGATGACCGCCGGCAGCGGCCTGCTGCACATCGAGGCCCCGCCGGAGGAGCTGGTCATGTCGGGCGGTCTGTTCCACGGCTTCCAGCTGTGGGTCAACCTGCCCGCCAAGATGAAGATGTCGGCGCCGCGTTACCAGGACATCCGGGCCGGTCAGGTGTCGCTGCTCAGCTCGCCCGACGGCGGCGTGCTGCTGCGCGTCATCGCCGGCGACGTGGCCGGGCACGCCGGGCCCGGCATCACGCACACGCCGATCGCGCTGGTGCACGCCACGCTCGCGCCGGGGGCGCAGCTGCGGCTGCCGTGGCGGCCGGACTTCAACGCGCTGGTGTACACGCTGGCCGGATCCGGTTCGGTCGGCGCGGACAAGCGGCCGGTGAAGCTGGGCAACCTGGCCGTGTTCGGGGCCGGTGACGTGATCACCATCGAGGCCGACGCGTCGCAGGAGAGCCGCAACGCGGCGGGCATGGACGTGCTGATCCTCGGCGGGCAGCCGATCCGCGAGCCGGTGATGGCGTACGGGCCGTTCGTGATGAACACCAAGGCCGAGCTGGTCCAGGCGTTCGAGGACTACCAGGCAGGCAAGCTGGGCGTCATCCCGAGCGAGCCGCGCCGGGTCGACGTGGGCGACGGCGACCACCCGGGCCACGACGTCCTCTGA
- a CDS encoding LysE family translocator, which yields MISTGAVLGVFAVALAMVLTPGPNMMYLVSRSITQGRRAGLISLGGVAVGFLVYLAATNLGLSALFVAVPSLYLAVKLAGAAYLGWLAFKTLRPGGVSVFEPTALPPDSNRRLFTMGLVTNLLNPKIAIMYLSLIPQFIEPEAGHVLAQGFALGAVQIVVAVTVNGLIALAAGTIAGVLSGRPVWLRVQRYLMGTVLGALALRMATDHARPTPA from the coding sequence ATGATCTCTACGGGCGCGGTCCTCGGGGTGTTCGCGGTGGCGCTGGCCATGGTGCTCACCCCGGGGCCGAACATGATGTATCTGGTGTCGCGCAGCATCACCCAGGGCCGGCGGGCGGGGCTGATCTCGCTGGGCGGCGTCGCCGTGGGCTTCCTCGTCTACCTGGCCGCCACGAACCTCGGGCTCTCCGCGCTGTTCGTGGCAGTGCCGTCGCTCTACCTCGCGGTCAAGCTCGCCGGTGCGGCATACCTCGGCTGGTTGGCTTTCAAGACCCTGCGACCCGGCGGCGTATCGGTGTTCGAGCCCACCGCGCTGCCGCCCGACTCGAACCGGCGGCTGTTCACGATGGGGCTGGTCACCAACCTGCTCAACCCGAAGATCGCGATCATGTACCTCTCGCTGATCCCCCAGTTCATCGAGCCCGAGGCGGGGCATGTGCTGGCGCAGGGGTTCGCGCTCGGCGCGGTGCAGATCGTGGTCGCGGTCACCGTCAACGGGCTGATCGCCCTGGCCGCCGGCACGATCGCGGGCGTCCTGTCCGGCCGCCCGGTCTGGCTGCGCGTCCAGCGCTACCTGATGGGTACGGTGCTCGGCGCGCTCGCCCTCCGCATGGCCACCGACCACGCCCGCCCCACTCCCGCCTGA
- a CDS encoding glyoxalase gives MIHHVQVACPRGSEDVLRGFYVGVLGMTEKPKPPVLAVRGGCWFVDAYGSELHLGVEDDFRPARKAHPALLRPDLDDLATRLTAAGYPVTWGNDEVPGIRRFHTEDPHANRLEFVLVDPS, from the coding sequence GTGATTCACCACGTACAGGTCGCCTGCCCGCGGGGCAGCGAGGACGTGCTGCGCGGCTTCTATGTCGGCGTCCTCGGCATGACCGAGAAACCCAAACCCCCGGTGCTCGCGGTCCGCGGCGGCTGCTGGTTCGTCGACGCGTACGGCAGCGAGCTGCACCTCGGCGTCGAGGACGACTTCCGCCCCGCCCGCAAGGCGCACCCCGCCCTCCTCCGCCCCGACCTCGACGACCTCGCCACCCGCCTCACCGCCGCCGGCTACCCGGTGACCTGGGGCAACGACGAGGTCCCCGGCATCCGCCGCTTCCACACCGAAGACCCCCACGCCAACCGCCTCGAATTCGTCCTCGTCGACCCCTCCTGA